Proteins from one Corallococcus exiguus genomic window:
- a CDS encoding response regulator, with protein sequence MSRAPPTLLLVEDDRDLRDALVEILLAEGHTVAAAENGDEALAWLEAHPCPALVLVDMWTPHKDSWRLLDALHREPRFADLPVMAISSGEERHPAIREVLSKPFDREALLAGVRRFVHPLH encoded by the coding sequence ATGAGCCGCGCGCCCCCCACCCTCCTCCTCGTCGAGGACGACAGAGACCTGCGCGACGCGCTCGTGGAGATCCTCCTCGCCGAAGGGCACACCGTCGCCGCCGCGGAGAACGGTGACGAGGCCCTCGCGTGGCTGGAAGCGCACCCGTGCCCCGCGCTGGTGCTGGTGGACATGTGGACGCCGCACAAGGACAGCTGGCGGCTCCTGGACGCGCTGCACCGCGAGCCCCGCTTCGCGGACCTCCCCGTCATGGCCATCAGCTCCGGCGAGGAGCGCCACCCCGCCATCCGCGAGGTGCTCTCCAAGCCCTTCGACCGCGAGGCCCTGCTCGCCGGGGTGCGCCGCTTCGTGCACCCGCTGCACTGA
- a CDS encoding GDSL-type esterase/lipase family protein, whose translation MEGQPSASPESAATGAGSSQVVPASANLPAQAPGKARPTARSAFRALPPTTERAGHLHALATRLQAPGGMVEDPCLEKDDAGCARSALTPFFTALDGLVQTPGTTPTVIAAFGNSLIAGDRIVDVVREEFAAGFGGAGRGVLLVDRMAPYGGRGRTAAVSNGWEPRTLGELKAPPHPFGITGVYHLATENRARGRFKLEGEPRGTLWWKDVKGAGRLVVSVDGTVLTRTEPQEDGASRTTSFDLPAGAKWLDVTAEGKGAIVQGVVLQKDASGIVLDMLGVPSADATLYGRLEEDALKAQLSQRDPKLLLFFLGGNESKRLEWKRTDLPTVRQDLTALLRRTRAAAPGSACLVVGPMDAVQDAHAKGKPLTQRPFLEAAIQAEREVALAEGCGFFDLYTAMGGAGSLARFNQAGFMHEDLVHPRGHGLDLLGQLVSDALLAGWVNEGAVPAPALTTSREEASDTGASSQTAEAVP comes from the coding sequence GTGGAGGGGCAGCCTTCCGCGAGCCCCGAGTCCGCGGCGACGGGCGCGGGTTCTTCGCAGGTGGTGCCTGCTTCCGCGAACCTGCCCGCGCAGGCGCCAGGCAAGGCGCGGCCGACGGCGCGCTCCGCGTTTCGCGCGCTGCCGCCCACCACCGAGCGCGCCGGACACCTGCATGCGCTGGCCACGCGGCTTCAGGCTCCGGGCGGCATGGTGGAGGACCCCTGTCTGGAGAAGGATGACGCAGGCTGCGCGCGGTCCGCGCTGACGCCGTTCTTCACCGCGCTGGATGGGCTCGTGCAGACGCCGGGGACGACGCCCACCGTCATCGCCGCGTTCGGCAACTCGCTCATCGCGGGGGACCGCATCGTGGACGTGGTCCGCGAGGAGTTCGCTGCGGGCTTCGGCGGCGCGGGCCGGGGTGTGCTGCTGGTGGACCGCATGGCTCCCTACGGCGGACGAGGGCGCACGGCCGCCGTGAGCAACGGCTGGGAGCCGCGCACGCTGGGCGAACTGAAGGCGCCGCCGCATCCGTTCGGCATCACCGGCGTGTACCACCTGGCCACCGAGAACCGCGCCCGGGGTCGCTTCAAGCTGGAGGGCGAGCCGCGCGGGACGCTGTGGTGGAAGGATGTGAAGGGCGCGGGCCGCCTCGTCGTGTCCGTGGACGGCACGGTGCTGACGCGCACGGAGCCCCAGGAGGACGGTGCCAGCCGCACCACGTCCTTCGACCTGCCCGCGGGCGCGAAGTGGCTGGACGTCACCGCGGAAGGCAAGGGCGCCATCGTGCAGGGGGTGGTGCTCCAGAAGGACGCGTCCGGCATCGTGCTGGACATGTTGGGCGTGCCGTCCGCGGATGCGACGCTGTATGGCCGGCTGGAGGAGGACGCGCTGAAGGCGCAGCTTTCGCAGCGCGACCCGAAGCTGCTGCTCTTCTTCCTGGGCGGCAATGAGTCCAAGCGCCTGGAGTGGAAGCGCACGGACCTGCCTACCGTGCGCCAGGACCTGACCGCGCTGCTGCGCCGCACCCGCGCCGCCGCGCCGGGCAGTGCGTGCCTGGTGGTGGGCCCCATGGACGCGGTGCAGGACGCGCACGCGAAGGGCAAGCCGCTGACGCAGCGGCCGTTCCTGGAGGCCGCCATCCAGGCCGAGCGCGAGGTGGCGCTCGCCGAGGGCTGCGGCTTCTTCGACCTCTACACGGCGATGGGCGGCGCGGGTTCGCTCGCGCGGTTCAACCAGGCGGGGTTCATGCACGAGGACCTGGTGCATCCGCGCGGTCATGGCCTGGACCTGCTGGGGCAGTTGGTCTCGGACGCGCTGCTCGCGGGCTGGGTGAACGAGGGCGCGGTGCCGGCGCCGGCGCTCACGACCTCGCGTGAAGAAGCCTCGGACACCGGTGCGAGCAGCCAGACCGCGGAGGCGGTGCCATGA
- a CDS encoding sensor histidine kinase: protein MRDHDEAGLRPAVREEAAMSLRAFFSTVVGGLVLLTVVSATLLVVLTTALERMASTLSESVEGVRQAEELEVDLLVHSRLLTSPGSPMVADPSRGRSPPQLEADLRRQLLEMHAIASTQEERQTVAEVQQQVFAYLAAQHAPLGPGMTQAQHDTSAMSSLDAALRSLERLIEINVDQAQTARQSAAHWSEMADVLGLLLGLLLLATLGLVVFWLRRFALRPVTELRSAMAGFGRGGRHLRAPEEGPLEIRDMARTFNEMADSLTHQQEQQLAFLAGVAHDLRNPLSALKLSTALTNRGEVTPERMQRTLSLVRRQVARLDRMVGDLLDATRIEAGKLELQPEVRDTRELARSVVELYQSSDSGHTLELVVPDAAVLVRADPSRLEQVLNNLVSNALKYSPSGSRVEVAVRGDGDHVVLAVADQGIGMSPEELQGLFIPFQRAGNAKQRAPGVGLGLSVSRRIIEAHGGRIEVESQPGQGSVFRVHLARVSAGPPRLPAPSDEEEAPAKEDSGEDSGAVH, encoded by the coding sequence ATGCGCGACCATGACGAAGCGGGACTCCGGCCGGCGGTTCGCGAGGAGGCGGCGATGAGCCTGCGCGCGTTTTTTTCCACCGTGGTGGGTGGGTTGGTCCTGCTCACCGTGGTGTCCGCCACCCTGCTCGTGGTGCTGACGACCGCGCTGGAGCGCATGGCTTCCACGCTGAGTGAATCCGTGGAAGGCGTCCGGCAGGCCGAGGAGCTGGAGGTGGACCTGCTCGTCCACTCGCGCCTGCTGACGTCGCCGGGTTCTCCCATGGTGGCGGACCCGTCGCGCGGGCGCTCGCCACCCCAGCTGGAGGCCGACCTGCGCCGCCAGCTGCTGGAGATGCACGCCATCGCGTCCACCCAGGAGGAGCGCCAGACGGTGGCGGAGGTGCAGCAGCAGGTCTTCGCCTACCTGGCCGCGCAGCATGCGCCGCTCGGTCCGGGGATGACCCAGGCCCAGCACGACACGTCGGCGATGTCCTCGCTGGACGCGGCGCTGCGCTCGCTGGAGCGCCTCATCGAGATCAACGTGGACCAGGCGCAGACGGCCCGGCAGAGCGCGGCGCACTGGAGCGAGATGGCCGACGTGCTGGGGCTGCTGCTGGGCCTGCTGCTCCTGGCGACGCTGGGCCTGGTGGTCTTCTGGCTGAGGCGCTTCGCGCTGCGCCCGGTGACGGAGCTGCGCAGCGCGATGGCCGGCTTCGGCCGGGGCGGGCGGCACCTGCGCGCGCCCGAGGAGGGCCCGTTGGAGATCCGCGACATGGCCCGCACCTTCAACGAGATGGCGGACAGCCTGACCCACCAGCAGGAGCAGCAGCTGGCGTTCCTCGCGGGCGTGGCGCACGACCTGCGCAACCCCCTGTCCGCGCTGAAGCTGTCCACGGCGCTGACGAACCGCGGAGAGGTCACCCCGGAGCGGATGCAGCGCACGCTGTCGCTGGTGCGAAGGCAGGTGGCGCGCCTGGACCGCATGGTGGGGGACCTGCTGGACGCGACCCGCATCGAGGCCGGCAAGCTGGAGCTCCAGCCGGAGGTGCGCGACACGCGCGAGCTGGCGCGCTCCGTGGTGGAGCTGTACCAGTCCAGCGACTCCGGGCACACGCTGGAGTTGGTGGTGCCGGACGCCGCGGTGCTGGTGCGCGCGGACCCCTCCCGGTTGGAGCAGGTGCTGAACAACCTGGTGAGCAACGCGCTCAAGTACTCCCCTTCCGGCAGCCGCGTGGAGGTGGCCGTGCGCGGGGACGGCGACCACGTGGTGCTGGCCGTGGCGGACCAGGGCATCGGCATGTCGCCGGAGGAGCTCCAGGGGCTCTTCATCCCGTTCCAGCGCGCGGGCAACGCGAAGCAGCGCGCACCCGGAGTGGGACTGGGACTGTCGGTGTCGCGGCGGATCATCGAGGCGCACGGCGGCCGCATCGAGGTGGAGAGCCAGCCCGGCCAGGGCTCCGTGTTCCGCGTCCACCTGGCCCGGGTGTCCGCCGGCCCGCCGAGGCTGCCCGCACCCTCCGATGAGGAGGAGGCGCCCGCCAAGGAGGATTCTGGCGAGGACTCCGGCGCGGTGCACTGA
- a CDS encoding serine/threonine protein kinase produces MDLLAPPARTLNFDAFWRWLQEHTNCILRCGSPDMTLFDHDDFHWMLMEEERQHVLQLIKGKSLVGEMVMVGREVSEVSVSPDPDADPQAGHFLVELMGGPKEDPQVMYHFVMAHGIEPAAGHQGFKH; encoded by the coding sequence ATGGATCTGCTCGCCCCACCGGCCCGCACCCTGAACTTCGATGCCTTCTGGCGCTGGCTCCAGGAGCACACCAACTGCATCCTGCGGTGTGGCTCCCCCGACATGACACTGTTCGACCATGACGACTTCCACTGGATGCTGATGGAAGAGGAGCGCCAGCACGTCCTCCAGCTCATCAAGGGCAAGTCCCTGGTGGGCGAGATGGTGATGGTGGGCCGCGAGGTCTCCGAGGTCTCCGTCTCCCCGGATCCGGACGCGGATCCGCAGGCGGGCCACTTCCTGGTGGAGCTGATGGGCGGCCCCAAGGAAGACCCTCAGGTGATGTACCACTTCGTCATGGCCCACGGCATCGAGCCGGCCGCCGGCCACCAGGGCTTCAAGCACTAG
- a CDS encoding helix-turn-helix domain-containing protein, whose amino-acid sequence MARRAPKLSAANMAKNRLTTWTKLHRRFGEHVRLMRNSRSLTQESLAERSDLSVDAIRRIERGAFSPSLDTLGKLSVGLDVSLKTLFHSFDMERTDGVAEICDFLACRSGSELKLAWRVLQAMFDEH is encoded by the coding sequence ATGGCGCGGCGCGCCCCCAAATTATCCGCCGCGAATATGGCGAAGAACCGGCTCACAACGTGGACGAAGCTCCACCGGCGATTTGGCGAGCACGTGCGCCTCATGCGCAACAGCCGCTCGCTCACGCAGGAATCGCTCGCCGAACGCAGTGACCTGTCGGTGGATGCCATCCGCCGCATCGAGCGCGGTGCGTTCTCTCCGTCGCTCGACACGCTGGGCAAGTTGTCCGTGGGGCTGGACGTGTCCCTCAAGACGCTCTTCCACTCCTTCGACATGGAGCGCACCGACGGCGTGGCGGAGATCTGCGACTTCCTCGCGTGCCGCTCCGGCTCCGAGCTGAAGCTCGCCTGGCGCGTGCTCCAGGCCATGTTCGACGAGCACTGA
- a CDS encoding DUF11 domain-containing protein, translating to MLSPWADGNGIGDACEVSGTVDVALTVTASPSPALVGTPVVYTFGLSQAGSRAEPEVVLTADLPEEAEYVSVTSSQGQCAHFEETLVCTLGAMAPSASASVGVTLRPRVPGSFSYEARVTTSLLETSESNNEAPAEVEALCESDAQLCARLMKTCGAVSATDNCGVARSVASCGTCSTGQSCNSSNVCE from the coding sequence GTGCTGAGTCCATGGGCGGATGGCAATGGCATTGGCGATGCGTGTGAGGTCTCCGGCACCGTCGATGTGGCGCTCACCGTGACCGCGAGTCCCTCCCCTGCGCTGGTGGGCACTCCCGTCGTGTACACGTTCGGGTTGTCCCAGGCAGGCAGCCGGGCCGAGCCAGAGGTGGTCCTGACCGCGGATCTGCCCGAGGAGGCTGAGTACGTGTCGGTGACGTCCTCCCAGGGCCAATGCGCCCACTTCGAGGAGACGCTGGTTTGCACGCTGGGTGCCATGGCCCCCAGCGCTTCGGCGAGCGTGGGGGTCACGCTGAGGCCACGGGTTCCGGGCTCCTTCTCCTATGAGGCTCGGGTGACCACGAGCCTTCTGGAGACGAGCGAAAGCAACAACGAGGCCCCGGCGGAAGTGGAGGCGCTCTGCGAATCGGATGCGCAGCTTTGTGCCCGGTTGATGAAGACATGCGGAGCGGTGAGCGCCACCGACAACTGCGGCGTCGCCCGGAGCGTCGCGAGCTGCGGAACCTGCTCCACGGGGCAGAGCTGCAACAGCAGTAACGTGTGCGAGTAG
- the alr gene encoding alanine racemase, with the protein MEEVGVGLGVGPGGAVYSSWLEVSASHLRHNVAAFRALESTGPTPRALGAVLKGNAYGHGLAQVLPLVHEGVDVLYFIAPQDALTVRTHESAHGLPARQVVVLGAVAPEEAIVLAREGIDAVVADRSWADAVPALRAAKLPRPLRVHVHIDTGLGREGFTLDQLPRETQFLADAPDVFEPVGVLSHFANTEDVTEQAYALAQLDAFETALGHLTAQLKPAKPLQRHIAASAAALVLPRARFEAARVGISLYGLWPSPETRLSARLVLGELPVLKPVLSWRCKSQVVKWLPAGAYVGYGCTYRCPEPTRIAVLPVGYYDGYPRLASGKAHVLVNGRRCAVLGRVMMNHLMVDVTRATSDERPITATLLGRDGEESVSAESLSGWAQTIHYELVTRLGAHLRRVVVE; encoded by the coding sequence GTGGAAGAAGTCGGTGTGGGGCTCGGAGTCGGGCCTGGTGGCGCGGTGTACTCCTCATGGCTGGAGGTGAGCGCGTCCCACCTCAGGCACAACGTGGCGGCGTTCCGCGCGCTGGAGTCCACCGGCCCCACACCCCGAGCGCTGGGCGCGGTGCTCAAGGGCAACGCCTACGGCCACGGTCTGGCCCAGGTGCTGCCGCTGGTGCACGAGGGCGTGGACGTCCTCTACTTCATCGCGCCGCAGGACGCGCTCACGGTGCGCACCCACGAGTCCGCGCACGGCCTGCCCGCGCGGCAGGTGGTGGTGCTGGGCGCCGTGGCTCCGGAGGAGGCCATCGTGCTGGCGCGCGAGGGCATCGACGCGGTGGTGGCGGACCGCTCCTGGGCGGACGCGGTGCCGGCCCTGCGCGCGGCGAAGCTGCCGCGTCCGCTGCGCGTGCACGTGCACATCGACACGGGGCTGGGCCGCGAGGGCTTCACGTTGGATCAGCTGCCTCGCGAGACGCAGTTCCTCGCGGACGCGCCGGACGTGTTCGAGCCGGTGGGCGTGCTCAGCCACTTCGCCAACACGGAGGACGTGACGGAGCAGGCGTACGCGCTGGCGCAGCTGGACGCGTTCGAGACCGCGCTGGGACACCTGACCGCGCAGCTGAAGCCCGCGAAGCCGTTGCAGCGGCACATCGCCGCGAGCGCCGCGGCGCTGGTGCTGCCCCGGGCGCGCTTCGAGGCGGCGCGCGTGGGCATCTCGCTGTACGGCCTGTGGCCCTCGCCGGAGACGCGGCTGTCCGCGAGGCTGGTGCTGGGCGAGCTGCCGGTGCTCAAGCCGGTGCTGTCGTGGCGGTGCAAGAGCCAGGTGGTGAAGTGGCTGCCGGCGGGCGCCTACGTGGGCTACGGCTGCACGTACCGCTGCCCGGAGCCCACGCGTATCGCTGTATTGCCGGTGGGCTACTACGACGGCTATCCGCGCCTCGCGTCCGGCAAGGCGCACGTGCTGGTGAACGGCCGGCGGTGCGCGGTGCTGGGCCGCGTGATGATGAACCACCTGATGGTGGACGTGACGCGCGCCACGTCCGACGAGCGCCCCATCACGGCCACGCTCCTGGGCCGCGATGGAGAAGAGTCCGTGTCCGCCGAGTCCCTGTCCGGCTGGGCGCAGACCATCCACTACGAGCTGGTGACACGCCTGGGCGCGCACCTGCGCCGCGTCGTCGTGGAGTAG
- a CDS encoding serine hydrolase domain-containing protein — translation MKRLFVALCLLVEAGPAFAQASAEKPASVAQAPAPVPSESVEKPASPPESSAKVAPEPDAKVSEFSPEVQRALDALVRADLKQGPTAGLSVGVMRGGKRWMNGYGYRDVAKKLPATVRTTYRMASITKSFTAVAVMQLAQAGKLDLDADIHTLVPEYPVKQWPVTVRQLLGHLGGVPTYDSPRAGNNTKPVTTKEAIGLFADRPLVSEPGTRYLYTTWGFNLLGAAVETASGQPYREYLRDHVFGPANMSHADVDDLSTRDAQQAVGYRVSGATLKPSRFLDVTSRFGGGGTRATVEDLLGFARAVLDHKLVTRETMGRMQATMVTRDGHITDYGMGFATYPLRGHYIVAHAGGQPETTTLLVLLPAEDTAIALATNVEDEAKRLRRLSIRLMETVLDEGAPGRGGHFTDPVDAVVYEGMGRLASYGLAYHDWATRGPGTLPPETDLAAAFAKVSSLFERGAIARDGRGAMERIRGAHEPRAESLFIRVGAHMAATVERAMGAERLRSYRTQGAAGFFADYLAACETQKCPETERFSSSVRSDVARFVAGWKRAEVPALKRSRLEAMKDPERLWPSLKEAAVRAPAVRPDYTDELLTLADRAKRKPVDRMRWLERATELQPESMDAHLAEAVGLLEADREQEAIPHVREAFETPEGSLVLSPSGFLKRLLDTRSPKVARGLLRAAVTLHPDSPELWEALAKRERGLGDAGAAKAALAQAKRARQVRAAQEARAPKSQGVVAPAGSAPSQDKAGSTSPTVPVDPESSPEP, via the coding sequence ATGAAGCGGCTCTTCGTCGCGCTGTGTTTGTTGGTGGAGGCAGGGCCCGCGTTCGCGCAGGCGTCCGCCGAGAAGCCCGCGTCCGTGGCGCAGGCGCCCGCGCCCGTGCCGTCCGAGTCTGTCGAGAAGCCCGCGTCCCCGCCGGAGTCCAGCGCGAAGGTCGCGCCGGAGCCGGACGCGAAGGTCTCCGAGTTCTCGCCGGAGGTGCAGCGCGCGCTGGACGCGCTGGTGCGCGCGGACCTGAAGCAGGGTCCCACCGCGGGCCTGTCCGTGGGCGTGATGCGGGGTGGCAAGCGGTGGATGAACGGCTACGGCTACCGCGACGTGGCGAAGAAACTGCCGGCCACGGTGCGCACCACGTACCGCATGGCGTCCATCACCAAGTCCTTCACGGCGGTGGCCGTGATGCAGCTGGCGCAGGCGGGCAAGCTGGACCTGGACGCGGACATCCACACGCTGGTGCCCGAGTACCCGGTGAAGCAGTGGCCGGTGACGGTGCGGCAGCTGCTGGGCCACCTGGGCGGGGTGCCCACCTACGACAGCCCGCGCGCCGGCAACAACACGAAGCCGGTGACGACAAAGGAGGCCATCGGGTTGTTCGCGGACCGGCCGCTCGTGTCGGAGCCGGGCACGCGCTACCTGTACACGACGTGGGGCTTCAACCTGCTGGGCGCGGCGGTGGAGACGGCCTCCGGTCAGCCCTACCGCGAGTACCTGCGCGACCACGTCTTCGGCCCCGCGAACATGAGCCACGCGGACGTGGATGACCTCAGCACGCGCGACGCGCAGCAGGCGGTGGGCTACCGCGTCTCGGGCGCCACGCTGAAGCCTTCGCGCTTCCTGGACGTCACCAGCCGCTTCGGTGGCGGTGGCACGCGCGCGACGGTGGAGGACCTGCTGGGCTTCGCTCGCGCGGTGCTGGACCACAAGCTGGTGACGCGCGAGACGATGGGCCGCATGCAGGCGACGATGGTGACGCGCGACGGGCACATCACCGACTACGGCATGGGCTTCGCGACCTATCCGCTGCGGGGCCACTACATCGTGGCGCACGCGGGCGGGCAGCCGGAGACGACGACGCTGCTGGTGCTGCTGCCGGCGGAGGACACGGCCATCGCGCTCGCCACGAACGTGGAGGACGAGGCGAAGCGGCTGCGCCGGCTGTCCATCCGGTTGATGGAGACGGTGCTGGACGAGGGCGCGCCGGGCCGGGGCGGCCACTTCACGGACCCCGTGGACGCGGTGGTCTACGAGGGCATGGGGCGGCTGGCGAGCTACGGGCTCGCGTACCACGACTGGGCCACGCGCGGTCCGGGCACGCTGCCACCGGAGACGGACCTGGCGGCGGCGTTCGCGAAGGTGTCCTCGCTCTTCGAACGGGGCGCGATTGCCCGGGACGGCCGGGGCGCGATGGAGCGGATCCGCGGCGCGCACGAGCCGCGCGCCGAGTCGCTCTTCATCCGAGTGGGCGCGCACATGGCGGCCACGGTGGAGCGGGCGATGGGCGCGGAGCGGCTGCGCTCGTATCGGACCCAGGGGGCGGCGGGCTTCTTCGCGGACTACCTGGCTGCGTGCGAGACGCAGAAGTGTCCGGAGACGGAGCGCTTCAGTTCGTCCGTGCGGAGCGACGTGGCGCGCTTCGTCGCGGGATGGAAGCGCGCGGAGGTGCCGGCGTTGAAGCGCTCGCGCCTGGAAGCGATGAAGGATCCGGAGCGGCTGTGGCCGTCGCTGAAGGAGGCGGCGGTGCGCGCCCCCGCGGTGCGGCCCGACTACACGGATGAGCTGCTGACGCTGGCGGACCGCGCGAAGCGGAAGCCGGTGGACCGGATGCGCTGGTTGGAGCGCGCGACGGAGCTGCAACCGGAGTCGATGGACGCGCACCTGGCGGAGGCGGTGGGGTTGCTGGAGGCGGACCGGGAGCAGGAGGCGATTCCCCACGTGCGTGAGGCGTTCGAGACGCCGGAGGGGTCGCTGGTGCTGTCGCCCTCGGGCTTCCTGAAGCGGCTGCTGGACACGCGGTCGCCGAAGGTGGCGAGGGGCCTGTTGCGAGCGGCGGTGACGCTGCATCCGGACTCGCCGGAGCTGTGGGAGGCGCTGGCGAAGCGCGAGCGGGGTCTGGGCGACGCGGGCGCGGCGAAGGCGGCGCTGGCCCAGGCGAAGCGAGCCCGTCAGGTCCGGGCCGCGCAGGAGGCCCGCGCTCCGAAGTCGCAGGGCGTCGTGGCTCCTGCGGGGAGCGCGCCATCGCAGGACAAGGCTGGGAGCACGTCCCCCACGGTGCCGGTGGATCCGGAGTCCTCGCCGGAGCCGTAG
- a CDS encoding sigma-70 family RNA polymerase sigma factor gives MTARGKTEPAGALSVLQERLAQALDTARQSWPDIPLEGSRFAAHLARLVPADGHEDAWGKLHMADVYLARAAADGLPSALATFEQRLMPEVDAAVARLRLPPAGLDEVRQALRQRMLVGSAEAPARLAAYPGTGPLAGWVRAAALWLALDWQRQRSGQAQSEDGDLSMLVAPGDDPELAYLKQTYRAEFSASFQAALAALSARQRNFLRLKYLDGLGIDQLGALYGVHRSTAARWVVGAQEELLDGTRQRLTERLRLTRSQLDSVLRLISSQLDVSLSRLLRTPSE, from the coding sequence ATGACCGCCCGGGGAAAGACGGAGCCGGCAGGGGCCCTCTCTGTCCTCCAGGAGCGGCTGGCCCAGGCCCTGGACACAGCCCGGCAGTCCTGGCCGGACATCCCCCTGGAGGGTTCGCGCTTCGCGGCGCACCTGGCGCGGCTGGTGCCCGCGGACGGCCACGAGGACGCCTGGGGCAAGCTGCACATGGCGGACGTGTACCTGGCCCGGGCGGCGGCGGATGGCCTGCCCTCGGCGCTGGCCACGTTCGAGCAGCGCCTGATGCCGGAGGTGGACGCGGCGGTGGCGCGGCTGAGGCTGCCCCCGGCCGGACTGGATGAGGTCCGTCAGGCGCTGCGGCAGCGGATGCTGGTGGGGAGCGCGGAGGCTCCGGCGCGGCTGGCGGCGTACCCGGGCACGGGGCCGCTGGCGGGCTGGGTGCGCGCGGCGGCGCTGTGGCTGGCGCTGGACTGGCAGCGGCAGCGCTCGGGGCAGGCGCAGTCGGAGGACGGCGACCTGTCCATGCTGGTGGCGCCGGGGGACGATCCGGAGCTGGCGTACCTCAAGCAGACGTACCGCGCGGAGTTCAGCGCGTCGTTCCAGGCGGCGCTGGCGGCCCTGTCCGCGCGGCAGCGCAACTTCCTGCGGCTGAAGTACCTGGACGGGCTGGGCATCGACCAGTTGGGAGCGTTGTACGGCGTGCACCGCTCCACGGCGGCGCGGTGGGTGGTGGGCGCGCAGGAGGAGCTGCTGGACGGGACGCGGCAGCGGCTGACGGAGCGGCTGCGGCTGACGCGCTCCCAGCTGGACAGCGTGCTGCGGCTCATCTCCAGCCAGCTGGACGTGAGCCTGAGCCGGCTGTTGCGCACGCCCTCCGAGTAA
- a CDS encoding zinc ribbon domain-containing protein: MTPSCPSCQAPFTPGAETCARCGASLLVAPAPGGADPVCAVHPEWLGVATCPRCGAFACARCLRQGPEGTVCATCLEREPLGQLPWDQRAELGTLKAFWRTCFGMLMRPTETLRGVNPDAPVSSSMSFVMLSAIAGFLSTGLVYTALIGVILGFIPETEKSGADPKDLKLWMTVVMAAWTVLMPVFSTGMTLANAGLDHLILRMGGVERGFSVTLRAHAISQAPYIVGVIPFVAVYAAPFWAMGLRAFTYRTLHRTSWGTALAGALLVPVLSCCLCGGVYGAIMFAALKSTGQF; the protein is encoded by the coding sequence ATGACGCCTTCCTGTCCCTCCTGTCAGGCCCCCTTCACCCCCGGCGCTGAAACGTGCGCGCGGTGCGGGGCCTCGCTACTGGTGGCCCCGGCTCCCGGCGGCGCCGACCCTGTCTGCGCCGTGCACCCCGAGTGGCTCGGCGTGGCCACCTGCCCGCGCTGTGGCGCGTTCGCCTGTGCCCGCTGCCTGCGCCAGGGACCGGAAGGCACCGTCTGCGCCACCTGCCTCGAACGTGAACCTCTGGGCCAGCTGCCCTGGGACCAGCGCGCGGAGCTGGGGACGCTCAAGGCGTTCTGGCGGACGTGCTTCGGCATGTTGATGCGGCCCACGGAGACCCTCCGGGGCGTCAACCCCGACGCGCCCGTGAGCAGCTCCATGAGCTTCGTGATGCTGTCGGCGATCGCCGGCTTCCTGTCGACGGGCCTCGTCTACACCGCGCTCATCGGCGTCATCCTGGGGTTCATCCCCGAGACGGAGAAGAGCGGCGCGGATCCGAAGGACTTGAAGCTGTGGATGACGGTGGTCATGGCGGCCTGGACGGTGCTCATGCCCGTGTTCAGCACCGGCATGACCCTGGCGAACGCGGGCCTGGACCACCTCATCCTCCGCATGGGCGGCGTGGAGCGCGGCTTCTCCGTGACCCTGCGCGCGCACGCCATCTCCCAGGCGCCGTACATCGTCGGCGTGATTCCCTTCGTCGCCGTGTACGCCGCGCCCTTCTGGGCCATGGGCCTGCGCGCCTTCACCTACCGCACGCTGCACCGCACCAGCTGGGGCACGGCGCTCGCGGGTGCGCTCCTGGTGCCTGTGCTCTCCTGCTGCCTCTGCGGCGGCGTCTACGGCGCCATCATGTTCGCGGCCCTCAAGAGCACGGGCCAGTTCTGA
- a CDS encoding metallophosphoesterase, whose protein sequence is MRTLFIGDVHGCSSELDALLKACDWQPGDRVVLVGDLVAKGPDSAGVVRRAREHGFHAVKGNHDAHVLRWHGGYASKGKKLKPEHRQVLDTLSAADWAWMERLPSYLRFPDLNALAVHAGLVPGVPLEEQKEEFLFNLRSIAADGTPSKRLEAGEPWGSLWQGPELVIFGHDAMRGLQKHPFAVGLDSGCVYGGKLTAYVLPEGKFYSVPAARAYMTL, encoded by the coding sequence ATGCGAACGCTCTTCATCGGAGATGTGCACGGCTGTTCCAGTGAGCTGGACGCGCTCCTGAAGGCGTGTGACTGGCAGCCCGGCGACCGGGTGGTGCTGGTGGGCGACCTGGTGGCGAAGGGGCCGGACTCCGCGGGCGTGGTGCGGCGGGCGCGCGAGCACGGCTTCCACGCGGTGAAGGGCAATCACGACGCGCACGTGCTGCGCTGGCACGGCGGCTACGCGTCCAAGGGCAAGAAGCTCAAGCCGGAGCACCGGCAGGTGCTGGACACGCTGAGCGCCGCGGACTGGGCCTGGATGGAGCGGCTGCCCTCCTACTTGCGCTTCCCGGATTTGAACGCGCTGGCGGTGCACGCGGGGCTGGTGCCAGGGGTGCCGCTCGAGGAGCAGAAGGAGGAGTTCCTCTTCAACCTGCGCAGCATCGCGGCGGACGGGACACCGTCGAAGCGGCTGGAGGCGGGCGAGCCGTGGGGCAGCCTGTGGCAGGGCCCGGAGCTGGTCATCTTCGGCCACGACGCCATGCGCGGCCTGCAGAAGCACCCCTTCGCGGTGGGCCTGGACTCCGGTTGCGTCTACGGCGGCAAGCTCACCGCGTACGTCCTGCCGGAGGGGAAGTTCTACTCCGTGCCCGCGGCCCGCGCGTACATGACGCTGTAG